One Streptomyces sp. SAI-135 DNA segment encodes these proteins:
- a CDS encoding nuclear transport factor 2 family protein — protein MTDRPPLPPFTRDTAAQKVQAAEDAWNTRDPHRVALAYSEDSVWRNRGTFVTGRAEIAEFLTAKWAREREYALRKDLWAFDGNRIAVRFQYECQDTEGQWWRSYGNELWEFDEHGLMTRREASINDVPIEERERRIRGPRPDSERGLSFPLQ, from the coding sequence CGCCCGCCCCTGCCGCCCTTCACCCGCGACACCGCCGCCCAGAAGGTGCAGGCCGCCGAGGACGCCTGGAACACCCGTGATCCGCACCGTGTGGCGCTCGCCTACTCCGAGGACTCCGTCTGGCGCAACCGCGGCACCTTCGTCACCGGCCGCGCCGAGATCGCCGAGTTCCTCACCGCCAAATGGGCGCGCGAGCGGGAGTACGCCCTGCGCAAGGACCTGTGGGCGTTCGACGGCAACCGCATCGCGGTCCGCTTCCAGTACGAGTGCCAGGACACCGAGGGGCAGTGGTGGCGGTCGTACGGCAACGAGCTGTGGGAGTTCGACGAGCACGGACTGATGACCCGGCGCGAGGCCAGCATCAACGACGTGCCCATCGAGGAGAGGGAGCGCCGCATCCGCGGACCGCGCCCCGACAGCGAGCGGGGACTGTCCTTCCCGCTTCAGTAG